The Rhododendron vialii isolate Sample 1 chromosome 8a, ASM3025357v1 genome has a window encoding:
- the LOC131336729 gene encoding protein PARTING DANCERS homolog isoform X1 has translation MEMAHKRGSSRQPVPSNRSNALDSGGVGVCMMSNAWKEEQHPAFISFISSFLNANSFRLNFVPIAPDFILNCGASVAFMFVTNWDCSDTSPVFGRVQKLKEQFANLYVVVTLPTKEQNDSFVHSYFRYGMLLGRPMFVLVQDLEMGFEKILKIAHARGVCKRQDAVSKMKAEREGSMQQIDAFLSVVTSIPGIDNHDANALNQAIGSIEAIAKASKELILENTDLSADKAETISRFLRDPKFYLSPKII, from the exons ATGGAAATGGCGCACAAGAGAGGTAGTAGCAGACAACCAGTGCCGTCGAATCGCTCCAATGCTCTGGATTCAG GTGGTGTAGGGGTTTGTATGATGAGTAACGCATGGAAAGAAGAGCAGCACCCAGCTTTCATCAGCTTCATCTCGTCCTTCCTTAATGCAAATTCTTTCCGGCTTAACTTTGTCCCAATTGCCCCT GATTTTATTCTCAACTGTGGGGCATCAGTAGCTTTCATGTTTGTGACAAACTGGGATTGCAGTGACACTTCACCTGTCTTTGGCAG AGTTCAGAAACTGAAGGAGCAGTTTGCAAACCTCTATGTGGTTGTTACGCTCCCAACGAAGGAGCAAAATGATTCCTTTGTTCATTCATATTTCAG ATATGGAATGTTGCTTGGTAGGCCAATGTTTGTGCTTGTACAAGACTTAGAGATGGGTTTTGAGAAGATTTTGAAGATTGCACATGCTCGTGGGG TATGCAAGCGGCAGGATGCTGTATCAAAAATGAAGGCTGAG AGGGAGGGATCCATGCAACAGATAGATGCTTTTCTCAGTGTGGTCACATCCATACCTGGCATTGATAACCATGATGCAAATGCA CTTAATCAAGCCATAGGTTCCATTGAAGCAATAGCTAAAGCATCCAAGGAACTAATCTTGGAAAATACAGACCTTTCCGCTGACAAAGCAGAGACGATATCAAGGTTTCTCAGAGATCCAAAGTTTTACCTCAGTCCTAAGATCATTTGA
- the LOC131336727 gene encoding disease resistance protein RPV1-like gives MAVAGYAYDVFLSFRGDDTRKTFTDHLYVALVQAGYQTFRDDDEIVLGEYIDSELQKAIDQSRISIIVFSKTYAYSRWCLDELVKILHHKKTSRHEILPIFYDVDPSDVRKQTGSFAEAFTRHEMQFRAETNERNEEWRKKLEHWRAALKDVSNLAGMVLQNQFDGYEAKFIQKIVNVIRDKLNRRDLSISPFLVGILPRVRKINLWMQDGAMDASMIAICGMGGIGKTTIAKSVYNLNRENFDGSSFLANIRQHSQEPNGLVKLQQQLLSDIGKEQKLSCVDEGIIKIADAISCKRLLLVLDDVDQVDQLHAVFGMRRLFSPGSKIIVTTRHERLLNSREVHKVHQVSPLNNEDSLELFSLHAFGQAHPIDNFLEYAMRVVHYCRGLPLALQVLGSSLSGRSVDVWVSALKKLEAIPDGQILRTLMISYNCLQDDHDKELFLHIACFFVGRDRDWTINILDECDFYTTIGIQNLKDRCLLTVDVFNNLEMHKLLQDMGREIVRHESPKELGSRSRLWCDNDSFKVLREKSGTSKIEGLILDMHMVEEDKHSTTRSIVDHGKSNKYGGTLGKTFLSDLGNSIKQRVFNRFSRHPENTSLRNSSTSKLLEIDAFSDMDKLKLLQLNYVQISGPFKKFPNKLRWLCWHGFPLRTIPGGFPLGSLVTLDLQYSNLERVWKGTKFCKTLKILDLSHSQELMKTPDFSGVPNLEGLILEDCINLVKIHESIEKLEGLILLNLKDCKNLKKLPRNICMLKSLETLIISGCSNLDWWPTEGRKMVSSKVHRTYGIRVEQSLSEEVEPWQGIMRSWVSKPQKIPDVPSFQLIPDVPSFQLSGSLVKLSLADCNLLNDDFPLDFSNLPLLQFLDLSANQIHSLPEGVKDLIGLRTLVVDSCKRLTSLTGIANVELKKLSARACTSLQKVSYQPTMSSLSIYIEDCGKLVEVEGHFKLESMSAADVESLKAWGFSNIEAVVTYFNLSATGIAKRLPFQKLHESGVYSYSLPGNEIPSGFSIKTKGSSLSFLVPSLPHYKIRGFVVCCVYTTWKNKLRLSDFMRPLTTLIDNQTKHLKFVHCPVSIGIPKANEDMIWISHWNSRDPLDGGDEVVVSVQTDVRKVHSTGEKLRSSFEVKEVGILLLYEYQDEVASHETFTYEDMVPRDLSLQGERYLFGGMRRVSHKRLSSGGPLQKAYYRLFRS, from the exons ATGGCTGTTGCCGGATATGCTTATGATGTATTTTTGAGCTTCAGGGGTGACGACACCCGCAAGACCTTTACCGATCACCTCTATGTAGCTTTGGTCCAAGCAGGATACCAGACTTTTAGAGATGATGATGAAATTGTGCTAGGAGAGTATATTGACTCAGAACTGCAAAAAGCCATTGACCAGTCAAGAATCTCGATAATTGTCTTCTCAAaaacttatgcttattcaagaTGGTGCCTTGATGAACTTGTGAAGATCCTCCACCATAAAAAGACATCTCGGCATGAAATTTTACCTATCTTCTATGATGTGGATCCATCTGACGTTAGAAAGCAGACAGGGAGTTTTGCTGAGGCATTTACTAGACATGAAATGCAGTTCAGGGCAGAAACCAATGAAAGAAATGAggagtggagaaaaaagttggagCATTGGAGGGCAGCACTCAAAGATGTTTCAAATTTGGCAGGGATGGTCTTACAAAATCAATTTGACGG GTATGAGGCAAAGTTCATCCAGAAAATTGTCAACGTGATCAGAGATAAATTGAATCGCAGAGACTTGAGTATTAGCCCCTTCTTGGTTGGAATACTTCCACGAGTACGAAAAATTAATTTGTGGATGCAAGATGGGGCGATGGATGCTAGTATGATCGCAATATGTGGGATGGGTGGAATAGGAAAGACAACCATTGCCAAGTCTGTCTATAATCTAAACAGAGAAAACTTTGATGGTAGTAGCTTTCTTGCGAATATCAGGCAACATTCGCAGGAACCAAATGGTTTAGTTAAACTGCAACAACAGCTTCTTTCCGATATCGGGAAAGAGCAAAAGCTGAGCTGTGTTGACGAAGGGATTATTAAAATTGCCGATGCCATAAGTTGTAAAAGACTTCTCCTTGTTCTTGATgacgtggatcaagttgatcaATTACATGCAGTGTTTGGAATGCGACGCTTGTTTAGTCCAGGAAGTAAAATCATTGTAACAACTAGGCACGAACGGTTGTTAAATTCTCGTGAAGTTCATAAGGTGCACCAGGTCAGTCCTCTCAACAATGAGGACTCACTTGAGCTCTTTAGTTTGCATGCGTTTGGACAAGCTCATCCCATTGACAATTTCTTGGAATATGCTATGAGAGTAGTACATTACTGCAGAGGACTTCCTTTAGCTCTTCAAGTTTTGGGTTCTTCTCTATCAGGGCGAAGTGTAGATGTATGGGTAAGTGCATTGAAGAAATTGGAAGCAATTCCTGATGGTCAAATCCTAAGAACACTTATGATAAGCTACAATTGTTTGCAAGATGATCATGACAAAGAGTTGTTTCTCCACATTGCGTGTTTCTTTGTTGGTCGGGATAGGGATTGGACAATTAACATCTTAGATGAATGTGATTTCTACACAACAATTGGCATTCAAAATCTGAAAGATAGGTGCCTCCTAACCGTCGATGTGTTTAACAACCTTGAAATGCACAAATTGCTTCAAGACATGGGAAGAGAGATTGTTCGACACGAATCGCCGAAGGAGCTTGGAAGCCGTAGCAGATTATGGTGTGATAATGATTCTTTTAAGGTGTTGAGAGAAAAATCT GGCACATCCAAAATAGAGGGCCTCATCCTAGACATGCATATGGTAGAGGAAGATAAGCATTCCACGACAAGATCTATAGTTGATCATGGGAAAAGCAACAAATATGGAGGAACGCTGGGCAAAACATTCTTGTCAGATCTCGGCAATTCAATTAAACAACGTGTTTTCAACCGATTCTCTAGGCACCCAGAAAACACTTCTTTACGAAATTCAAGCACGTCGAAACTTCTGGAGATTGATGCATTTTCAGACATGGACAAACTAAAATTACTCCAGCTCAATTATGTACAAATCAGTGGACCCTTCAAAAAGTTTCCTAACAAATTAAGATGGTTGTGTTGGCATGGATTTCCCTTAAGAACAATACCAGGTGGTTTTCCTCTGGGAAGCTTGGTTACTTTGGACTTGCAGTATAGCAATTTGGAACGAGTTTGGAAAGGAACTAAG ttttgtaAGACATTGAAAATACTTGATCTGAGCCATTCCCAGGAGCTTATGAAAACTCCTGACTTCTCAGGAGTCCCCAATCTTGAGGGATTGATTCTTGAAGATTGTATAAATTTGGTTAAGATTCATGAATCCATTGAGAAGCTAGAAGGCCTCATTCTCCTGAATCTAAAAGATTGTAAAAATCTTAAGAAGCTTCCTCGTAACATTTGTATGCTAAAATCTCTTGAGACACTTATCATCTCTGGCTGCTCAAATCTTGACTGGTGGCCAACAGAGGGGCGGAAAATGGTTTCTTCAAAAGTGCATCGTACTTATGGGATTCGTGTTGAGCAATCTCTTTCTGAGGAGGTCGAACCATGGCAAGGAATAATGCGGTCGTGGGTATCAAAGCCCCAGAAAATCCCAGATGTTCCATCTTTTCAGTTAATCCCAGATGTTCCATCTTTTCAGTTATCAGGGTCTCTAGTGAAATTAAGTCTTGCAGACTGCAATCTATTGAATGATGATTTTCCATTGGATTTTAGTAACCTACCCTTACTGCAGTTCTTGGATCTAAGTGCGAATCAAATTCATAGCCTGCCAGAGGGTGTTAAAGATCTTATTGGGCTCCGGACACTTGTCGTAGATTCGTGCAAAAGGCTCACATCACTTACAGGGATAGCAAACGTCGAACTCAAGAAGTTGAGTGCGAGAGCCTGCACATCCCTTCAAAAAGTATCCTATCAGCCGACTATGTCTAGCCTGTCAATTTACATTGAGGATTGTGGAAAACTAGTTGAAGTTGAGGGTCACTTCAAGTTAGAATCTATGAGCGCTGCTGACGTAGAGAGCTTAAAGGCCTGGGGGTTCTCGAACATAGAAGCTGTTGTTACTTACTTCAACTTGTCTGCAACTGGTATTGCAAAGAGGCTTCCTttccag AAATTGCATGAAAGTGGTGTTTACAGTTATTCCCTTCCCGGGAATGAGATTCCAAGTGGGTTTAGCATTAAGACCAAAGGGTCCTCCCTATCATTTCTTGTTCCTTCACTCCCTCATTACAAGATCCGAGGCTTCGTTGTATGTTGTGTGTATACAACTTGGAAGAACAAACTCCGTTTATCTGATTTTATGCGTCCATTGACAACTTTGATAGACAATCAAACGAAGCATCTTAAATTCGTACATTGCCCAGTGTCTATTGGTATTCCGAAAGCCAATGAAGATATGATATGGATAAGTCATTGGAATTCCAGGGATCCGTTGGATGGTGGTGATGAGGTTGTGGTTTCAGTGCAGACGGATGTTCGTAAGGTTCATAGTACTGGAGAAAAGCTAAGAAGTAGTTTTGAAGTAAAAGAGGTTGGAATTTTACTTTTGTACGAATATCAAGACGAAGTGGCATCTCATGAAACCTTCACCTACGAAGATATGGTTCCAAGAGATTTGTCACTCCAGGGAGAGCGGTACTTGTTCGGCGGTATGCGAAGGGTGTCACACAAAAGACTCTCCTCCGGTGGTCCGCTGCAGAAGGCTTATTATAGGTTATTTCGGAGTTGA
- the LOC131336729 gene encoding protein PARTING DANCERS homolog isoform X4, whose translation MMSNAWKEEQHPAFISFISSFLNANSFRLNFVPIAPDFILNCGASVAFMFVTNWDCSDTSPVFGRVQKLKEQFANLYVVVTLPTKEQNDSFVHSYFRYGMLLGRPMFVLVQDLEMGFEKILKIAHARGVCKRQDAVSKMKAEREGSMQQIDAFLSVVTSIPGIDNHDANALNQAIGSIEAIAKASKELILENTDLSADKAETISRFLRDPKFYLSPKII comes from the exons ATGATGAGTAACGCATGGAAAGAAGAGCAGCACCCAGCTTTCATCAGCTTCATCTCGTCCTTCCTTAATGCAAATTCTTTCCGGCTTAACTTTGTCCCAATTGCCCCT GATTTTATTCTCAACTGTGGGGCATCAGTAGCTTTCATGTTTGTGACAAACTGGGATTGCAGTGACACTTCACCTGTCTTTGGCAG AGTTCAGAAACTGAAGGAGCAGTTTGCAAACCTCTATGTGGTTGTTACGCTCCCAACGAAGGAGCAAAATGATTCCTTTGTTCATTCATATTTCAG ATATGGAATGTTGCTTGGTAGGCCAATGTTTGTGCTTGTACAAGACTTAGAGATGGGTTTTGAGAAGATTTTGAAGATTGCACATGCTCGTGGGG TATGCAAGCGGCAGGATGCTGTATCAAAAATGAAGGCTGAG AGGGAGGGATCCATGCAACAGATAGATGCTTTTCTCAGTGTGGTCACATCCATACCTGGCATTGATAACCATGATGCAAATGCA CTTAATCAAGCCATAGGTTCCATTGAAGCAATAGCTAAAGCATCCAAGGAACTAATCTTGGAAAATACAGACCTTTCCGCTGACAAAGCAGAGACGATATCAAGGTTTCTCAGAGATCCAAAGTTTTACCTCAGTCCTAAGATCATTTGA
- the LOC131336729 gene encoding protein PARTING DANCERS homolog isoform X3, whose amino-acid sequence MEMAHKRGSSRQPVPSNRSNALDSGGVGVCMMSNAWKEEQHPAFISFISSFLNANSFRLNFVPIAPDFILNCGASVAFMFVTNWDCSDTSPVFGRVQKLKEQFANLYVVVTLPTKEQNDSFVHSYFRPMFVLVQDLEMGFEKILKIAHARGVCKRQDAVSKMKAEREGSMQQIDAFLSVVTSIPGIDNHDANALNQAIGSIEAIAKASKELILENTDLSADKAETISRFLRDPKFYLSPKII is encoded by the exons ATGGAAATGGCGCACAAGAGAGGTAGTAGCAGACAACCAGTGCCGTCGAATCGCTCCAATGCTCTGGATTCAG GTGGTGTAGGGGTTTGTATGATGAGTAACGCATGGAAAGAAGAGCAGCACCCAGCTTTCATCAGCTTCATCTCGTCCTTCCTTAATGCAAATTCTTTCCGGCTTAACTTTGTCCCAATTGCCCCT GATTTTATTCTCAACTGTGGGGCATCAGTAGCTTTCATGTTTGTGACAAACTGGGATTGCAGTGACACTTCACCTGTCTTTGGCAG AGTTCAGAAACTGAAGGAGCAGTTTGCAAACCTCTATGTGGTTGTTACGCTCCCAACGAAGGAGCAAAATGATTCCTTTGTTCATTCATATTTCAG GCCAATGTTTGTGCTTGTACAAGACTTAGAGATGGGTTTTGAGAAGATTTTGAAGATTGCACATGCTCGTGGGG TATGCAAGCGGCAGGATGCTGTATCAAAAATGAAGGCTGAG AGGGAGGGATCCATGCAACAGATAGATGCTTTTCTCAGTGTGGTCACATCCATACCTGGCATTGATAACCATGATGCAAATGCA CTTAATCAAGCCATAGGTTCCATTGAAGCAATAGCTAAAGCATCCAAGGAACTAATCTTGGAAAATACAGACCTTTCCGCTGACAAAGCAGAGACGATATCAAGGTTTCTCAGAGATCCAAAGTTTTACCTCAGTCCTAAGATCATTTGA
- the LOC131336729 gene encoding protein PARTING DANCERS homolog isoform X2, translating into MEMAHKRGSSRQPVPSNRSNALDSGVCMMSNAWKEEQHPAFISFISSFLNANSFRLNFVPIAPDFILNCGASVAFMFVTNWDCSDTSPVFGRVQKLKEQFANLYVVVTLPTKEQNDSFVHSYFRYGMLLGRPMFVLVQDLEMGFEKILKIAHARGVCKRQDAVSKMKAEREGSMQQIDAFLSVVTSIPGIDNHDANALNQAIGSIEAIAKASKELILENTDLSADKAETISRFLRDPKFYLSPKII; encoded by the exons ATGGAAATGGCGCACAAGAGAGGTAGTAGCAGACAACCAGTGCCGTCGAATCGCTCCAATGCTCTGGATTCAG GGGTTTGTATGATGAGTAACGCATGGAAAGAAGAGCAGCACCCAGCTTTCATCAGCTTCATCTCGTCCTTCCTTAATGCAAATTCTTTCCGGCTTAACTTTGTCCCAATTGCCCCT GATTTTATTCTCAACTGTGGGGCATCAGTAGCTTTCATGTTTGTGACAAACTGGGATTGCAGTGACACTTCACCTGTCTTTGGCAG AGTTCAGAAACTGAAGGAGCAGTTTGCAAACCTCTATGTGGTTGTTACGCTCCCAACGAAGGAGCAAAATGATTCCTTTGTTCATTCATATTTCAG ATATGGAATGTTGCTTGGTAGGCCAATGTTTGTGCTTGTACAAGACTTAGAGATGGGTTTTGAGAAGATTTTGAAGATTGCACATGCTCGTGGGG TATGCAAGCGGCAGGATGCTGTATCAAAAATGAAGGCTGAG AGGGAGGGATCCATGCAACAGATAGATGCTTTTCTCAGTGTGGTCACATCCATACCTGGCATTGATAACCATGATGCAAATGCA CTTAATCAAGCCATAGGTTCCATTGAAGCAATAGCTAAAGCATCCAAGGAACTAATCTTGGAAAATACAGACCTTTCCGCTGACAAAGCAGAGACGATATCAAGGTTTCTCAGAGATCCAAAGTTTTACCTCAGTCCTAAGATCATTTGA